A portion of the uncultured Bacteroides sp. genome contains these proteins:
- a CDS encoding MFS transporter, with translation MNKLKKEYLFFKQQEHNMRTLLVTNMLYALVLPVVEIFVGAYIMRNTSDPVMVAFYQLAMYTGIVTTSLINGFLLKKYSVKGLYSVGIFVSGISMFGMMALKNLGFAELGLAGFLMGAASGFFWTNRYLLALYNTNDNNRNYFFGLESFFFSIASIGIPLIIGAFISQIDGKEIWGMLIDINTSYRIVTMVMIGITIIACMVLWKGKFANPKETSFIYFRFNILWKKMLLLASLKGMVQGFLVTAPAILVLKLVGDEGALGLIQGTSGALTAILVYILGRIARPQDRLKIFVGGLILFFVGTLFNGMLFSAMGVILFVLCKVIFQPLFDLAYFPIMMRTIDVVAKIENRNEYAYILSHEFGLFLGRAFGLLLFIFLAYCISQDFALKYALIIVAGLQLLAYPLAKNITNKTNTIEHEKNK, from the coding sequence ATGAATAAACTGAAAAAAGAATATTTATTCTTTAAGCAGCAGGAGCACAACATGCGCACCTTGTTGGTCACAAATATGCTATATGCCCTAGTTCTTCCGGTTGTAGAAATATTTGTCGGTGCCTATATCATGCGCAACACCAGCGATCCGGTAATGGTTGCATTCTATCAATTGGCCATGTATACAGGTATCGTTACCACCTCGCTTATCAATGGCTTCTTGTTGAAGAAATACAGTGTGAAAGGACTTTATTCCGTAGGCATCTTTGTGAGCGGCATTTCCATGTTTGGAATGATGGCTCTTAAGAATCTAGGTTTTGCGGAGTTAGGATTGGCAGGATTCTTGATGGGGGCCGCTTCCGGTTTCTTCTGGACAAACAGGTATTTGTTAGCCCTTTACAACACAAATGATAATAACAGAAACTACTTCTTTGGTTTGGAGTCGTTCTTCTTTTCCATTGCTTCTATCGGCATTCCTTTGATTATCGGAGCTTTCATCAGCCAGATTGATGGCAAGGAAATCTGGGGCATGCTCATTGATATCAATACATCCTATCGCATTGTAACGATGGTGATGATAGGGATTACCATCATTGCCTGTATGGTTCTATGGAAAGGTAAATTTGCCAACCCAAAGGAAACATCATTCATCTACTTTCGTTTCAATATACTTTGGAAAAAGATGTTGCTACTAGCTTCATTGAAAGGAATGGTACAAGGTTTCCTCGTTACAGCTCCGGCTATATTGGTTTTGAAATTAGTGGGAGACGAAGGTGCATTGGGTTTGATACAAGGAACAAGTGGTGCTTTAACTGCTATTTTAGTTTATATCCTCGGACGTATAGCCAGACCTCAGGACCGCTTGAAAATATTTGTTGGTGGATTGATTCTTTTCTTCGTAGGTACATTATTTAATGGAATGCTTTTCTCTGCGATGGGAGTCATTCTTTTTGTGTTGTGTAAAGTGATATTTCAACCATTGTTCGATTTGGCTTATTTTCCCATTATGATGAGAACCATTGATGTTGTAGCTAAAATTGAGAACAGAAACGAATATGCTTATATCCTTAGCCACGAGTTCGGACTTTTCTTGGGAAGAGCATTTGGTCTGTTATTGTTCATCTTTCTCGCCTATTGCATATCACAAGATTTCGCTCTTAAATATGCATTAATTATTGTTGCAGGATTGCAGTTATTAGCATATCCTCTAGCTAAAAACATTACGAATAAAACCAATACTATTGAACATGAAAAGAACAAGTAA
- a CDS encoding glycoside hydrolase family 130 protein — protein sequence MDIAKRCEANPLLAPKDLKAGISGMEITCLLNPGVFRYQGKIWLLLRVAERPIQKEGVISFPIYNKEGKIEVVSFSKSDPDLDASDPRVIGYKGKNYLTTMSYLRLVSSEDGIHFKDEVEFPPIFGQGDLESFGIEDCRVATSKDGFYLTFTEVSSIAVGVGLVHTNDWKNYTRHGMIFPPHNKDCALFEEKIGDKYFALHRPSSPELGGNYIWLAESFDRLHWGNHKCVATTRDDMWDSARVGAGAAPIKTEKGWLEIYHGANSNHRYCLGALLLDLNDPSKVIARSDEPIMEPIATYEQTGFFGNVIFTNGHLIEEDTVTIYYGASDEVICKAELSISEILNTLKVI from the coding sequence ATGGATATAGCAAAAAGATGTGAGGCAAATCCTTTATTGGCTCCAAAGGATTTAAAAGCAGGAATAAGTGGAATGGAAATTACTTGCCTGTTAAATCCCGGAGTATTCAGATATCAGGGAAAAATTTGGCTACTTTTACGTGTTGCAGAACGCCCGATACAAAAAGAAGGTGTGATTAGCTTCCCTATATATAATAAGGAAGGCAAGATTGAAGTAGTCTCTTTTTCAAAGAGCGATCCCGATCTTGATGCTTCCGATCCACGTGTCATTGGCTACAAAGGAAAAAACTATCTGACAACCATGTCTTACCTCAGACTTGTATCGAGCGAAGACGGAATACATTTTAAAGATGAAGTTGAATTTCCACCGATCTTCGGGCAAGGAGACTTGGAGTCGTTTGGGATTGAAGACTGTCGGGTAGCAACAAGCAAAGATGGTTTCTATTTGACTTTCACTGAAGTATCTTCCATCGCCGTTGGGGTAGGCCTAGTTCATACCAACGATTGGAAAAACTATACGCGCCATGGAATGATATTTCCTCCTCACAATAAAGATTGCGCCTTATTTGAAGAGAAAATTGGTGATAAATACTTTGCTCTTCATCGCCCCAGCAGTCCTGAACTTGGTGGTAACTATATATGGCTAGCGGAATCATTCGACCGGTTACATTGGGGTAATCATAAATGTGTGGCAACGACACGTGATGATATGTGGGATTCTGCCCGGGTAGGTGCCGGAGCTGCTCCGATAAAGACAGAAAAAGGATGGTTGGAGATATATCACGGAGCTAACTCCAATCACCGATATTGTCTCGGAGCTTTGCTGCTCGACTTAAACGATCCCTCCAAAGTAATCGCAAGAAGCGATGAACCAATTATGGAACCGATTGCAACATACGAACAAACCGGGTTCTTCGGCAATGTGATATTTACCAACGGACATTTAATTGAAGAAGATACCGTTACTATATATTACGGAGCCAGCGATGAAGTGATTTGTAAAGCTGAACTCTCTATTTCTGAAATATTGAATACCTTAAAAGTAATATAA
- a CDS encoding glycosyltransferase family 4 protein, translating into MIGLFNDCFPPIMDGVSLTTQNYAYWLHQRTHNVCVVTPKSPEAKDEGEYPVYRYSSIPIPMRKPYRLGFPRIDWPFHERINRLSFELLHAHCPFSSGALAMQIARTQKVPIVATFHSKYRADFERAISSKLVVDILIKRVIRFYEAADEVWIPQATVEETLREYGYKGKVEVVDNGNDFVGGDSVPMLRAEVRAQLGIADNEFMFLFVGQHIWEKNLGFLLNALSLLKELPFKMYFIGSGYASQELKRMVETLSLSSKVSFVGSISERDELKRYYAAADLFLFPSLYDNAPLVVREAAALSTPSVLIKGSTSAEIVTDSYNGFLSENTVEDFAARLRNLMETPQLIKQVGIQATNSIVRSWEDVTGEVYDRYTNLMNRTLKK; encoded by the coding sequence ATGATAGGGTTATTTAATGATTGCTTTCCCCCAATAATGGACGGAGTGTCTCTGACTACGCAAAACTATGCATATTGGTTACATCAGAGAACACACAATGTTTGTGTTGTTACTCCGAAATCTCCTGAAGCAAAAGATGAAGGTGAATATCCTGTGTACAGGTATTCGTCTATCCCCATACCGATGCGCAAACCTTATCGACTAGGATTTCCCCGCATTGACTGGCCTTTTCATGAACGCATCAATCGGCTTTCGTTTGAATTGCTGCATGCTCATTGCCCTTTTTCCTCCGGAGCTTTGGCTATGCAAATAGCCCGAACACAAAAGGTGCCCATTGTCGCTACTTTTCACTCTAAGTATAGGGCTGATTTCGAACGGGCCATCTCCAGTAAGTTGGTGGTAGATATTCTTATAAAGAGAGTGATCCGGTTTTATGAGGCGGCTGATGAAGTATGGATTCCTCAGGCGACGGTAGAAGAAACACTTCGGGAATACGGCTACAAGGGAAAGGTGGAAGTGGTGGACAATGGTAATGATTTCGTGGGCGGCGATTCTGTTCCCATGCTTCGTGCAGAAGTACGTGCGCAACTTGGCATCGCTGACAATGAATTTATGTTTCTGTTTGTGGGCCAGCACATTTGGGAAAAGAACCTGGGCTTTTTGCTCAATGCTTTGTCTCTTCTCAAAGAATTACCTTTTAAAATGTACTTTATTGGTTCCGGCTATGCCTCCCAAGAGTTGAAGCGGATGGTTGAAACTTTATCCCTTTCCTCTAAAGTTTCTTTTGTGGGTAGCATTAGCGAGCGCGATGAACTGAAGAGGTATTATGCCGCCGCCGATTTGTTTCTGTTTCCTTCTCTCTATGATAATGCTCCCTTGGTGGTGCGAGAAGCCGCTGCTCTGTCTACTCCATCTGTATTGATTAAAGGTTCCACCTCAGCCGAGATAGTCACCGATTCTTATAATGGATTCCTTTCGGAGAATACTGTTGAAGATTTTGCGGCAAGACTGAGAAACTTAATGGAGACTCCTCAACTCATCAAACAGGTTGGCATCCAAGCCACAAACTCCATTGTACGTTCTTGGGAAGATGTAACCGGAGAAGTCTATGATCGATATACCAATTTAATGAATAGAACCCTGAAAAAATAA
- a CDS encoding lysylphosphatidylglycerol synthase transmembrane domain-containing protein, translating into MTTEIKTFKGFYILLPVIIGLSVVAWLFYQEFNAALFAGIHFSTQMLVGILMAFLLMFGRDLGLMWRFRVITDNTLTWRQTFNVNMLCEFTSAVTPSSVGGSSLIVLFLNKEGINMGRSSALMISCLFLDELFLVLACPLALLLFSFDELFGDPTILSSGIKILFFAVYIAIVLWTFLLYIALFKRPEYVKRLLLALFCLPFLRRWRKGVETLTENLVLSSGEMSRKPFLFWLKAFGSTCLSWFSRYLVVNALFFAFSTQGDHVLAFARQLILWVVMTISPTPGGSGLSEYFFQVYYADFFSVAGMALVVAFVWRVISYYMYLIIGAIIIPNWIKKMKN; encoded by the coding sequence ATGACGACTGAAATCAAAACGTTTAAAGGGTTTTATATCCTCCTTCCTGTTATTATTGGCCTGTCCGTGGTGGCTTGGTTATTCTATCAAGAATTTAATGCAGCGCTTTTTGCCGGCATTCACTTTTCTACGCAGATGCTTGTCGGTATCTTGATGGCTTTTCTATTGATGTTTGGACGGGATCTCGGATTAATGTGGCGTTTTCGCGTGATCACTGACAATACACTGACGTGGCGGCAAACCTTCAATGTGAATATGCTCTGTGAGTTTACCTCTGCCGTAACCCCTTCTTCAGTGGGTGGAAGTAGTCTTATTGTTTTGTTTCTGAACAAAGAAGGCATTAACATGGGGCGAAGTTCAGCGTTGATGATTTCTTGCTTGTTTCTCGACGAACTATTTTTAGTTTTAGCTTGTCCGCTGGCTCTTTTACTTTTCTCCTTCGATGAGCTTTTTGGAGATCCCACTATTTTGTCTTCGGGCATCAAAATCTTATTTTTTGCTGTATACATTGCCATAGTCCTCTGGACGTTTTTACTTTATATTGCTCTCTTCAAGCGTCCTGAGTACGTAAAGAGGCTATTGCTTGCTTTGTTTTGTCTGCCTTTTCTTCGTCGCTGGCGTAAGGGAGTGGAGACTCTGACCGAAAACTTGGTTCTTAGTTCGGGTGAGATGAGCCGCAAGCCTTTTTTGTTTTGGCTGAAAGCTTTTGGTAGTACTTGTCTCTCTTGGTTCTCGCGCTATCTGGTGGTTAATGCTTTATTCTTTGCCTTTTCCACTCAGGGAGATCATGTGTTGGCTTTTGCCCGGCAACTCATCCTTTGGGTAGTGATGACTATTAGTCCCACTCCCGGTGGCAGTGGGCTGAGCGAGTATTTCTTTCAGGTCTATTATGCTGATTTCTTTTCCGTTGCAGGCATGGCGTTAGTGGTTGCTTTCGTGTGGAGAGTGATAAGCTATTACATGTATCTCATCATTGGTGCCATCATTATTCCAAACTGGATAAAGAAGATGAAAAATTAA
- a CDS encoding co-chaperone GroES — protein MNIKPLADRVLILPAPAEEKTIGGIIIPDTAKEKPLKGEVVAVGHGTKDEEMVLKVGDTVLYGKYAGTELEVEAGKYLIMRQSDVLAVLG, from the coding sequence ATGAACATTAAACCATTAGCAGACAGAGTGCTTATACTCCCTGCACCTGCAGAAGAAAAAACAATTGGTGGTATCATTATTCCTGATACAGCAAAAGAAAAACCTTTGAAAGGTGAAGTTGTGGCAGTAGGTCACGGTACAAAAGACGAAGAGATGGTATTGAAGGTAGGCGATACTGTTCTATACGGTAAATATGCCGGAACAGAACTCGAAGTAGAAGCGGGTAAATACCTCATTATGCGTCAGAGCGACGTTCTCGCTGTTTTGGGTTAA
- the groL gene encoding chaperonin GroEL (60 kDa chaperone family; promotes refolding of misfolded polypeptides especially under stressful conditions; forms two stacked rings of heptamers to form a barrel-shaped 14mer; ends can be capped by GroES; misfolded proteins enter the barrel where they are refolded when GroES binds), whose translation MAKEILFNVSARDQLKKGVDELANAVKVTLGPKGRNVIIEKKFGAPQITKDGVTVAKEIELSDPFQNTGAQLVKEVASKTGDDAGDGTTTATVLAQAIVAEGVKNVTAGANPMDLKRGIDKAVIKVVEAIKAQAEKVGDNYDKIEQVATVSANNDPTIGKLIADAMRKVSKDGVITIEEAKGTDTTIGLVEGMQFDRGYLSAYFVTNTEKMECEMEKPYILIYDKKISNLKDMLPILEPAVQTGRPLLIIAEDVDSEALTTLVVNRLRSQLKICAVKAPGFGDRRKEMLEDIAILTGGLVISEEKGLKLEQATLEMLGTCDKVTISKDNTTIVNGAGAKENIETRIGQIKAQIKSTTSDYDREKLQERLAKLSGGVAVLYVGAGSEVEMKEKKDRVDDALCATRAAIEEGIVPGGGVAYIRAIEALEGLKGDNLDETTGIEIIKRAIEEPLRQIVFNAGKEGAVVVQKVREGKGDFGYNARTDVYENMHAAGVVDPAKVARVALENAASIASMFLTTECVIVEKKEDKPEMPMGAPGMGGMGGMM comes from the coding sequence ATGGCAAAAGAAATATTATTCAATGTTAGTGCCCGCGACCAACTGAAAAAAGGCGTTGACGAGCTTGCAAATGCAGTGAAAGTAACTCTCGGCCCGAAAGGACGTAACGTTATCATCGAAAAGAAATTCGGTGCTCCTCAAATCACAAAAGATGGTGTAACGGTTGCTAAAGAAATTGAATTATCTGATCCTTTCCAGAATACCGGTGCTCAACTGGTGAAAGAAGTTGCTTCAAAAACAGGCGACGATGCTGGTGATGGTACTACTACAGCTACTGTTTTGGCTCAAGCTATCGTAGCCGAAGGAGTGAAGAATGTAACTGCCGGTGCTAATCCAATGGATTTGAAACGTGGTATTGACAAAGCTGTCATCAAAGTAGTTGAAGCGATCAAAGCACAAGCAGAAAAAGTTGGAGACAACTATGATAAGATAGAGCAGGTTGCTACTGTTTCTGCTAATAATGATCCTACAATTGGTAAACTGATTGCCGATGCTATGCGTAAAGTTTCTAAAGATGGTGTGATCACTATTGAAGAAGCAAAGGGTACGGATACTACTATCGGTTTGGTAGAAGGTATGCAGTTCGACCGCGGTTATCTTTCTGCTTATTTCGTAACTAACACTGAAAAGATGGAGTGCGAAATGGAGAAACCATACATCCTTATCTATGATAAGAAGATCTCTAACTTGAAAGACATGCTTCCTATTTTGGAACCTGCCGTTCAAACCGGTCGTCCATTGTTGATCATTGCCGAAGATGTAGATAGCGAAGCATTGACTACTCTGGTAGTTAACCGTTTGCGTTCTCAATTGAAAATTTGCGCAGTGAAAGCTCCCGGCTTTGGTGATCGCAGAAAAGAAATGCTCGAAGATATTGCTATCCTGACAGGTGGTTTGGTTATCAGCGAAGAAAAAGGGTTGAAACTAGAACAAGCTACTCTTGAAATGCTTGGTACTTGCGACAAAGTAACAATTTCTAAAGATAACACTACCATCGTAAACGGTGCAGGTGCAAAAGAAAATATTGAAACACGTATTGGTCAGATCAAAGCTCAGATAAAGAGCACTACCTCTGATTACGATCGTGAAAAACTTCAGGAACGTTTGGCTAAGTTGTCAGGTGGTGTAGCTGTACTTTATGTAGGTGCTGGTTCTGAAGTGGAAATGAAAGAGAAGAAAGATCGCGTTGACGATGCACTTTGTGCAACTCGTGCAGCTATCGAAGAAGGTATTGTTCCCGGTGGTGGTGTAGCTTACATCCGTGCCATCGAAGCTTTAGAAGGCTTGAAGGGTGATAACTTGGATGAAACAACCGGCATTGAAATCATCAAACGTGCTATTGAAGAACCGCTTCGTCAGATTGTGTTTAATGCTGGCAAAGAAGGTGCAGTTGTTGTTCAGAAAGTACGTGAAGGTAAAGGTGACTTCGGATACAATGCTCGTACCGATGTATACGAAAATATGCATGCTGCAGGTGTGGTAGATCCTGCTAAAGTAGCTCGTGTAGCTTTGGAAAATGCTGCTTCTATTGCAAGCATGTTCCTTACTACTGAATGTGTTATAGTAGAGAAGAAGGAAGATAAGCCAGAAATGCCTATGGGTGCTCCCGGAATGGGCGGTATGGGTGGCATGATGTAA
- a CDS encoding winged helix-turn-helix domain-containing protein yields MDKREIGCNAGKIWQILSDNANWNYGDLKKKSGLKDKELGAAIGWLARENKIEFEQEGEELYIYLCVNVYIG; encoded by the coding sequence ATGGATAAAAGAGAAATTGGCTGCAATGCAGGAAAAATTTGGCAAATACTTAGTGATAATGCCAATTGGAACTATGGTGATTTAAAGAAAAAATCGGGTCTAAAGGACAAAGAGCTTGGTGCTGCTATCGGTTGGCTGGCACGTGAAAACAAGATCGAATTTGAACAAGAAGGGGAAGAATTATACATTTACTTGTGTGTCAACGTATATATTGGTTGA
- a CDS encoding DUF6249 domain-containing protein: protein MMDFIMAPLIVGIVTLGIYRLFELFVRKRERLTIIEKMNDKLIDLSSLQKIPLPQLVQNNFSFSALKAGCLLMGVGLGLLVGFLICVNYFPFYGTEMQDSGWQIRQISGVVYGSCVLLFGGAGLILAFIIEVKNSKQKKEDKVSE from the coding sequence ATGATGGATTTTATTATGGCCCCCCTCATTGTGGGCATCGTTACCTTAGGTATTTACAGACTGTTTGAACTTTTTGTGCGTAAGCGCGAACGCTTGACTATCATCGAAAAGATGAACGACAAATTAATAGACCTTTCGTCACTCCAAAAAATTCCTCTACCGCAACTTGTACAAAACAACTTTTCATTCAGTGCGTTAAAAGCGGGATGTTTGCTCATGGGAGTAGGCTTGGGACTTCTCGTTGGTTTTCTTATCTGTGTGAACTATTTCCCTTTTTATGGTACGGAGATGCAAGATAGTGGTTGGCAAATTCGGCAAATTTCGGGTGTTGTTTATGGCTCTTGCGTATTATTGTTCGGAGGTGCAGGATTAATCCTTGCTTTCATCATAGAGGTGAAGAATAGTAAGCAAAAGAAGGAAGACAAAGTAAGCGAATAA
- a CDS encoding S41 family peptidase, which produces MRVYKMLIMSFCMFNVFAANAQITKKYMNDDIAKLAMYQDGNDYQKDLLLFLDMLKECHPAFSSEFIPPFDIDSLKRVGYEWGKSCSSIAQLRTYLQSIATQLNDGHTTLLPVINKSLIYPFMLFKENGRVYLRGVNQEYKALLGKEIIEINSQKTLKVIDSFRTLISCDNDTYFYDKVESFMQLYSMWEDHIYCLPDSTLQFKFSDGSMIPIRPISKKEINLSVLPDNLSPNSIRKNTKLPFLYEIVPEKKICYLQFNTCVDQSSLRSQYEMIKAENKMSEETIEKKLSQVPRFDDFLADMFKKIREEKIQTLVIDVRDNSGGNSRLCDVLLSWLKPYEDIKRFSSSIRFSKLWEETYPSLANGYRQALLRHENSYEIGNIYSSAFLSSLTNKGNSTQGKGKEYFRLNRDYKLIFEGNIVFIQNAKTYSSAGLLISTVMDNNMGIVIGSESSYKPCNYGDILYWELPNTNIKGTLSHKVFTRPNIAKCTDTSLTPTVHLTPSWLEVLGNKDICWEWILSHY; this is translated from the coding sequence ATGAGAGTGTACAAAATGTTGATTATGTCTTTTTGCATGTTTAATGTCTTTGCAGCTAATGCGCAAATTACAAAGAAATACATGAACGATGACATCGCTAAATTAGCAATGTATCAAGATGGAAATGATTACCAGAAAGATTTACTTCTTTTTTTAGATATGCTAAAAGAATGCCATCCCGCTTTCTCCTCAGAATTTATTCCTCCATTTGACATTGATAGTTTAAAAAGAGTAGGGTATGAGTGGGGAAAGTCATGCTCTTCTATTGCACAGCTTAGAACTTACTTACAATCAATAGCAACTCAATTAAATGATGGCCACACCACTCTATTGCCAGTTATCAATAAGAGTCTAATCTATCCTTTTATGTTATTTAAGGAGAATGGGAGAGTGTATTTGAGAGGTGTTAATCAAGAATATAAGGCTTTGTTAGGGAAAGAGATTATTGAAATAAATTCTCAAAAGACATTGAAAGTGATAGATAGCTTTAGAACGTTGATCAGCTGCGATAATGATACGTATTTCTATGATAAGGTTGAAAGCTTTATGCAATTGTATTCTATGTGGGAAGATCATATCTATTGTTTGCCAGACTCTACTTTACAATTTAAATTTTCTGATGGGAGTATGATCCCCATTCGCCCTATCTCAAAAAAAGAAATAAATCTATCTGTGTTGCCTGATAACTTGTCGCCCAATTCGATAAGGAAAAACACGAAATTGCCTTTCCTTTATGAAATAGTACCGGAAAAGAAAATTTGTTATCTTCAGTTTAATACGTGTGTGGATCAAAGTTCATTACGCTCTCAATATGAGATGATTAAAGCTGAAAATAAAATGTCGGAAGAAACTATAGAAAAGAAATTGTCGCAAGTTCCTAGATTTGATGATTTTTTAGCTGATATGTTTAAAAAGATTAGAGAGGAGAAAATCCAGACATTAGTAATTGACGTAAGGGACAACTCGGGAGGTAATAGTAGATTGTGTGATGTTCTACTTTCATGGCTAAAACCTTACGAGGACATAAAAAGGTTTAGTTCTTCAATCCGCTTTTCTAAGCTATGGGAGGAGACTTATCCCTCGTTAGCAAATGGATATAGGCAAGCTTTGTTGAGACATGAAAATTCTTATGAGATAGGGAATATCTATAGTAGTGCCTTTTTGTCTTCTTTGACAAATAAAGGAAACTCTACGCAGGGGAAAGGAAAAGAATACTTTAGACTGAATAGAGACTATAAATTAATTTTTGAGGGCAATATTGTTTTTATTCAGAATGCTAAAACATATAGTAGTGCGGGGTTGCTAATTTCAACAGTGATGGACAATAATATGGGTATTGTTATTGGGAGTGAAAGCTCGTATAAGCCTTGCAATTATGGAGATATATTATATTGGGAGTTACCTAATACAAATATTAAGGGAACTCTTAGCCATAAAGTATTTACTCGTCCTAATATTGCTAAGTGTACGGATACATCTCTGACTCCTACTGTTCATCTAACTCCATCTTGGTTGGAAGTCTTAGGCAATAAAGATATATGTTGGGAGTGGATTTTATCTCATTATTGA
- a CDS encoding sigma-70 family RNA polymerase sigma factor, giving the protein MEAKDETRYIQRILDGETELYAVLLDRYNRPIYSLIVQMVSCPEDAEELVQDTFLKAFRSLGTYKGESRFSTWLYRIAYNITISFTRKKRQEFLYLEDSTINNVPDEKAEEILCPTDDEERITALIQAIEFLSAEEKAVITLFYYEQKSIEEVGEVLNLTVSNVKVKLHRIRKKIVLLMSKKEDASSWKGEQ; this is encoded by the coding sequence ATGGAAGCGAAAGACGAAACACGGTACATTCAACGGATACTCGATGGAGAAACAGAACTTTATGCAGTTCTGCTCGATCGTTATAACCGTCCCATCTATTCACTTATCGTGCAGATGGTTTCGTGTCCGGAAGATGCGGAAGAATTGGTGCAGGATACTTTTTTGAAGGCGTTCCGCAGTTTGGGAACTTATAAAGGAGAGAGTCGTTTCTCTACCTGGTTGTATCGGATTGCTTATAACATAACGATATCGTTCACGAGGAAGAAACGGCAAGAGTTTTTGTATCTCGAAGACAGTACAATAAACAATGTGCCTGATGAAAAAGCGGAGGAGATACTTTGTCCCACTGACGACGAAGAACGTATAACTGCTCTGATTCAGGCTATTGAATTCTTAAGTGCAGAAGAAAAAGCTGTTATTACGCTTTTTTATTATGAACAGAAATCAATAGAGGAGGTAGGTGAGGTATTGAACCTAACTGTTTCTAACGTAAAGGTCAAGCTACACCGCATTCGCAAAAAAATAGTTTTGTTAATGAGTAAAAAGGAGGATGCATCCTCATGGAAAGGAGAACAGTAA
- a CDS encoding EamA family transporter has product MKQLNGTNKGKLNIVIAYFLIYVVWGSTYYFIGVALKGLPPFLLGAFRFTTAGLILLLWCWYRGEPVFKKSLIKKSAISGVVLLFIDMGVVMLAQEYVSSNLVAIIASSTAIWIMLFDKSMWEKNFHSPAIISSIVIGLLGVIMLYVEQFNLDNQLGEHREYGILLLIFGCISWALGTLYTKYRSSGEEDVNAFAGSAWQMLFASAMFWICAVFSGDIMNTNLNTVLATSWLSLAYLIVFGSILAYSSYVWLLKVRPATEVGTHAYVNPFVAVFIGTTLGKENITWIQIVGLIVILFSVMLINQKNNKIKKRLTC; this is encoded by the coding sequence ATGAAACAATTAAACGGAACGAATAAAGGAAAGCTAAACATCGTGATTGCTTACTTCCTTATTTATGTAGTCTGGGGCTCTACCTATTATTTCATAGGTGTAGCCCTGAAAGGGCTGCCACCATTCCTGCTTGGTGCGTTTCGCTTTACTACGGCAGGATTAATATTGTTACTTTGGTGTTGGTATCGTGGAGAACCTGTATTCAAGAAAAGCTTGATAAAAAAATCAGCTATCAGCGGTGTTGTGTTGCTGTTTATCGACATGGGAGTGGTAATGCTAGCACAAGAATATGTAAGTAGCAATCTGGTGGCAATTATAGCCAGTTCTACTGCCATATGGATAATGCTATTTGATAAATCCATGTGGGAAAAAAACTTCCACAGTCCGGCTATAATATCAAGTATAGTTATTGGTCTTCTTGGCGTAATAATGTTATACGTCGAGCAATTTAACCTTGACAACCAACTCGGCGAGCATCGGGAATACGGAATACTTTTGCTTATTTTCGGCTGTATTTCGTGGGCACTAGGTACACTGTATACCAAATACCGTTCATCGGGTGAAGAAGACGTTAATGCATTTGCCGGATCTGCTTGGCAGATGCTCTTTGCCAGTGCCATGTTCTGGATATGTGCGGTATTCAGTGGAGATATAATGAATACCAATCTGAACACTGTTCTGGCTACTTCATGGCTATCACTAGCTTATCTGATTGTATTCGGTTCTATTTTAGCTTATTCCTCCTATGTATGGCTATTGAAAGTGCGTCCGGCTACAGAAGTAGGTACACATGCCTATGTTAATCCCTTTGTTGCGGTTTTCATCGGTACGACACTGGGAAAAGAAAATATTACATGGATACAGATAGTTGGCCTGATTGTAATTCTCTTCAGTGTGATGTTGATTAATCAAAAGAATAATAAAATCAAAAAACGGCTAACTTGTTGA